A single genomic interval of Spinacia oleracea cultivar Varoflay chromosome 6, BTI_SOV_V1, whole genome shotgun sequence harbors:
- the LOC110786385 gene encoding uncharacterized protein, with protein sequence MRGLVTLPPSVSLFFFSHHPPNNSCPQFLHQKTTQQQQQFICLSSPTSSSSVVEEEQDSPLNFSGCKGCGREQIENGCNSEGRIQGGIATIPGFGWWPIKAYRPCPGFLASGGNYRRRGQSMDEVAFGGGKRVTSMDDSETKKRGKNRNQFKG encoded by the exons ATGAGAGGTCTTGTAACTTTACCACCATCTGTAtccctcttcttcttctctcatCATCCCCCTAATAATTCATGTCCTCAATTTTTACACCAGAAAACTACTCAACAGCAGCAGCAATTCATCTGTCTCTCATCTCCAACCTCCTCTTCATCGGTTGTTGAAGAAGAACAAGATTCACCTTTGAATTTCAG CGGGTGTAAGGGTTGTGGTAGAGAGCAGATAGAAAATGGGTGCAACAGTGAGGGTCGGATTCAAGGCGGAATTGCTACAATACCAGGCTTTGGTTGGTGGCCGATAAAGGCTTATAGGCCTTGTCCTGGTTTTCTTGCATCTGGTGGCAACTACAGGCGACGCGGTCAAAGCATGGATGAGGTTGCCTTCGGAGGGGGCAAAAGGGTAACTTCCATGGATGACTCCGAGACAAA GAAGAGAGGAAAGAACAGAAATCAATTCAAGGGATGA
- the LOC110786384 gene encoding ycf20-like protein isoform X2, whose amino-acid sequence MVQAMPHFLYTEMQLKQCRVSEIFHTQENKLLIRQGLTNIAPKSLSFSNRSFHRGRHCWKLKFALDTGGLSGNGNQQNDINEDSSGLGQTRLSRIVIAGGRQLLAKLNSARKNFPMKVFLLLLGFYTANALATVLGQTGDWDVLVAGIVVAAIEGIGMLMYKRSTLPSGRLQSLVVLINYWKAGVCLGLFVDAFKLGS is encoded by the exons ATGGTTCAG GCAATGCCGCATTTCTTGTATACAGAAATGCAGTTGAAGCAATGTCGTGTTTCGGAGATTTTTCATACCCAAGAGAACAAGTTATTGATCAGGCAGGGTTTGACAAACATTGCTCCAAAATCACTGTCTTTCTCCAACAGGAG TTTTCACAGGGGAAGACACTGTTGGAAACTCAAATTTGCTTTAGATACTGGTGGATTATCCGGTAATGGCAATCAGCAAAATGATATTAACGAGGACTCCTCGGGTCTTGGGCAAACACGGCTTAGCAGGATTGTGATTGCAGGTGGCAGGCAGCTGCTAGCAAAGTTGAATTCTGCTAGAAAGAATTTCCCGATGAAAGTTTTTCTTCTGTTGCTGGGATTCTACACTGCTAACGCACTAGCAACAGTACTTGGTCAGACGGGTGATTGGGATGTATTGGTTGCAGGTATTGTAGTAGCTGCCATCGAGGGTATTGGTATGCTCATGTACAAAAGAAGTACATTACCAAGTGGGAGGCTACAATCTTTAGTTGTGCTCATCAACTATTGGAAAGCCGGTGTTTGCTTAGGCCTTTTTGTAGATGCTTTCAAATTGGGAAGCTGA
- the LOC110786387 gene encoding receptor-like protein EIX2 isoform X1, with protein MLDLSWNSISGRIPVWLGEEFRSLKSLSLSGNNLSGEIPTSLGMLSSMKHLDISNNPLEAAVLSESHFANLSSLTDLFMDQTFLTLKLSSYWLPPFQLQNFYASYCKINGPFPQWLKTQKNISNLYLSDAGIHGALPKWFHNMHSLSYVSLSNNQITGCPIFPVNFEQISLSNNSLSCQYLTNMSRNTVYYSSQGVDLSDNSISGQLLEHLYHDMPNLSTLVLSRNLINGSIPESMCHFTSLQILDLHKNRLSGTIPHCLGESSELEFVHLAFNNLSGDIPCFRLTHVENEWSSSYLSFVSLNDNMLSGQIPSCLANLSTLEVLDVGENKLSGEIPMFITGLNLPVLRILRLRNNKLEGSIPEQLCSLSNLQILDLGLNYLGGTIPSCLANMTAMNSFVDYDSIFYADMNQVNEVIKGIERAYTTTLKYMVNVDLSCNNLIGSIPEGITNLTYLRNLNLSYNHLSGQIPMSIGCLKSLESLDLSRNKLQGTIPISMGAIFSLESLDLSYNNLSGQIPTGNQLQTLNDPLSYAGNPYLCGDPLAKKCKSDNDSPNGSSGDQNNEDEVSEDKHETMWFYLVVMSGFATGFWCVVGTLFLKKSWRHAFFRRVEFVQDWLYVAVVVRVPKLMRRFI; from the coding sequence ATGCTAGATTTATCTTGGAATTCAATTAGTGGTAGGATacctgtttggttaggagaggagTTTCGAAGCCTTAAGTCTCTTTCTCTTAGTGGTAACAACTTATCAGGAGAGATCCCAACTTCTCTAGGAATGTTATCATCCATGAAACACTTGGACATTTCCAATAATCCTTTGGAAGCAGCTGTTTTGTCTGAAAGTCACTTTGCTAATCTCTCAAGCTTGACAGATCTGTTTATGGATCAAACCTTTCTAACTTTGAAGCTGTCTTCTTATTGGTTGCCTCCCTTCCAACTTCAGAACTTCTATGCTAGCTACTGCAAAATCAATGGTCCATTCCCTCAGTGGCTCAAAACACAAAAGAATATCAGTAATTTGTATTTGTCTGACGCTGGAATTCACGGGGCATTGCCAAAATGGTTTCATAACATGCATTCACTTTCTTACGTGTCTCTCTCTAACAATCAAATAACCGGATGTCCCATCTTTCCTGTTAACTTTGAACAAATTTCTCTCTCAAATAATTCCTTATCTTGCCAATATCTGACTAATATGAGTAGAAACACCGTGTATTATTCTTCTCAGGGTGTTGATCTCTCTGATAATTCTATTTCAGGCCAGCTTCTAGAACATTTATACCATGACATGCCTAACTTGAGTACACTCGTCCTATCCCGTAACCTGATAAATGGTTCAATTCCAGAGTCTATGTGCCATTTTACATCCTTGCAAATTCTAGATCTTCACAAGAATAGGCTATCAGGGACAATTCCACATTGTTTGGGTGAATCTTCGGAACTTGAATTTGTACATCTCGCCTTCAACAATCTCTCAGGGGATATCCCTTGCTTCAGACTCACACATGTTGAGAATGAGTGGAGTTCTTCATATCTCTCTTTTGTGAGTTTAAATGACAATATGTTGAGTGGACAAATTCCTTCTTGCTTAGCTAACCTCTCAACACTTGAAGTTTTGGATGTTGGTGAAAATAAACTCTCAGGTGAGATACCAATGTTCATTACTGGACTAAATCTTCCAGTCTTGCGAATACTTCGGCTGAGAAATAATAAACTCGAAGGCAGTATCCCCGAGCAGTTGTGCTCATTGTCTAACCTTCAAATCTTGGACCTTGGCCTTAATTATTTAGGTGGAACCATCCCTTCCTGTCTAGCCAACATGACGGCAATGAATTCCTTTGTTGATTATGACTCAATTTTTTATGCTGACATGAACCAAGTCAACGAGGTTATCAAAGGAATTGAGCGAGCGTATACAACCACCCTAAAGTATATGGTGAACGTTGACCTTTCATGCAACAACCTAATCGGCAGCATTCCGGAAGGGATCACAAATCTCACTTATTTGCGTAACCTTAATCTATCTTACAATCACTTATCAGGACAAATTCCCATGAGCATAGGTTGTCTGAAATCCTTGGAATCTCTTGATTTATCAAGGAATAAACTCCAGGGCACAATCCCAATAAGCATGGGTGCAATATTTTCCTTGGAATCCCTTGACTTGTCCTACAACAATCTTTCTGGTCAAATCCCAACCGGAAACCAGTTGCAAACCCTCAATGACCCTTTGAGTTACGCAGGCAATCCATATCTTTGCGGAGACCCACTTGCCAAGAAATGCAAAAGCGATAATGACTCACCAAATGGTTCATCGGGAGACCAAAACAACGAAGATGAAGTAAGTGAGGACAAGCATGAGACAATGTGGTTCTACCTGGTTGTGATGTCAGGATTTGCTACCGGGTTTTGGTGTGTTGTTGGGACTCTGTTCTTGAAAAAGAGTTGGAGGCATGCTTTTTTTAGGCGTGTTGAATTTGTCCAGGATTGGTTGTATGTGGCCGTTGTTGTTCGAGTTCCTAAGCTTATGAGACGCTTCATATGA
- the LOC110786387 gene encoding receptor-like protein EIX2 isoform X2, translating into MPFSGKVPDELGQLLEHLYHDMPNLSTLVLSRNLINGSIPESMCHFTSLQILDLHKNRLSGTIPHCLGESSELEFVHLAFNNLSGDIPCFRLTHVENEWSSSYLSFVSLNDNMLSGQIPSCLANLSTLEVLDVGENKLSGEIPMFITGLNLPVLRILRLRNNKLEGSIPEQLCSLSNLQILDLGLNYLGGTIPSCLANMTAMNSFVDYDSIFYADMNQVNEVIKGIERAYTTTLKYMVNVDLSCNNLIGSIPEGITNLTYLRNLNLSYNHLSGQIPMSIGCLKSLESLDLSRNKLQGTIPISMGAIFSLESLDLSYNNLSGQIPTGNQLQTLNDPLSYAGNPYLCGDPLAKKCKSDNDSPNGSSGDQNNEDEVSEDKHETMWFYLVVMSGFATGFWCVVGTLFLKKSWRHAFFRRVEFVQDWLYVAVVVRVPKLMRRFI; encoded by the exons ATGCCTTTTTCTGGAAAAGTTCCTGATGAACTTG GCCAGCTTCTAGAACATTTATACCATGACATGCCTAACTTGAGTACACTCGTCCTATCCCGTAACCTGATAAATGGTTCAATTCCAGAGTCTATGTGCCATTTTACATCCTTGCAAATTCTAGATCTTCACAAGAATAGGCTATCAGGGACAATTCCACATTGTTTGGGTGAATCTTCGGAACTTGAATTTGTACATCTCGCCTTCAACAATCTCTCAGGGGATATCCCTTGCTTCAGACTCACACATGTTGAGAATGAGTGGAGTTCTTCATATCTCTCTTTTGTGAGTTTAAATGACAATATGTTGAGTGGACAAATTCCTTCTTGCTTAGCTAACCTCTCAACACTTGAAGTTTTGGATGTTGGTGAAAATAAACTCTCAGGTGAGATACCAATGTTCATTACTGGACTAAATCTTCCAGTCTTGCGAATACTTCGGCTGAGAAATAATAAACTCGAAGGCAGTATCCCCGAGCAGTTGTGCTCATTGTCTAACCTTCAAATCTTGGACCTTGGCCTTAATTATTTAGGTGGAACCATCCCTTCCTGTCTAGCCAACATGACGGCAATGAATTCCTTTGTTGATTATGACTCAATTTTTTATGCTGACATGAACCAAGTCAACGAGGTTATCAAAGGAATTGAGCGAGCGTATACAACCACCCTAAAGTATATGGTGAACGTTGACCTTTCATGCAACAACCTAATCGGCAGCATTCCGGAAGGGATCACAAATCTCACTTATTTGCGTAACCTTAATCTATCTTACAATCACTTATCAGGACAAATTCCCATGAGCATAGGTTGTCTGAAATCCTTGGAATCTCTTGATTTATCAAGGAATAAACTCCAGGGCACAATCCCAATAAGCATGGGTGCAATATTTTCCTTGGAATCCCTTGACTTGTCCTACAACAATCTTTCTGGTCAAATCCCAACCGGAAACCAGTTGCAAACCCTCAATGACCCTTTGAGTTACGCAGGCAATCCATATCTTTGCGGAGACCCACTTGCCAAGAAATGCAAAAGCGATAATGACTCACCAAATGGTTCATCGGGAGACCAAAACAACGAAGATGAAGTAAGTGAGGACAAGCATGAGACAATGTGGTTCTACCTGGTTGTGATGTCAGGATTTGCTACCGGGTTTTGGTGTGTTGTTGGGACTCTGTTCTTGAAAAAGAGTTGGAGGCATGCTTTTTTTAGGCGTGTTGAATTTGTCCAGGATTGGTTGTATGTGGCCGTTGTTGTTCGAGTTCCTAAGCTTATGAGACGCTTCATATGA
- the LOC110786384 gene encoding ycf20-like protein isoform X1, with protein MLLSPSSFSQAMPHFLYTEMQLKQCRVSEIFHTQENKLLIRQGLTNIAPKSLSFSNRSFHRGRHCWKLKFALDTGGLSGNGNQQNDINEDSSGLGQTRLSRIVIAGGRQLLAKLNSARKNFPMKVFLLLLGFYTANALATVLGQTGDWDVLVAGIVVAAIEGIGMLMYKRSTLPSGRLQSLVVLINYWKAGVCLGLFVDAFKLGS; from the exons AtgcttctctctccttcctcatTTTCCCAG GCAATGCCGCATTTCTTGTATACAGAAATGCAGTTGAAGCAATGTCGTGTTTCGGAGATTTTTCATACCCAAGAGAACAAGTTATTGATCAGGCAGGGTTTGACAAACATTGCTCCAAAATCACTGTCTTTCTCCAACAGGAG TTTTCACAGGGGAAGACACTGTTGGAAACTCAAATTTGCTTTAGATACTGGTGGATTATCCGGTAATGGCAATCAGCAAAATGATATTAACGAGGACTCCTCGGGTCTTGGGCAAACACGGCTTAGCAGGATTGTGATTGCAGGTGGCAGGCAGCTGCTAGCAAAGTTGAATTCTGCTAGAAAGAATTTCCCGATGAAAGTTTTTCTTCTGTTGCTGGGATTCTACACTGCTAACGCACTAGCAACAGTACTTGGTCAGACGGGTGATTGGGATGTATTGGTTGCAGGTATTGTAGTAGCTGCCATCGAGGGTATTGGTATGCTCATGTACAAAAGAAGTACATTACCAAGTGGGAGGCTACAATCTTTAGTTGTGCTCATCAACTATTGGAAAGCCGGTGTTTGCTTAGGCCTTTTTGTAGATGCTTTCAAATTGGGAAGCTGA
- the LOC110786387 gene encoding receptor-like protein EIX2 isoform X3, translating into MPNLSTLVLSRNLINGSIPESMCHFTSLQILDLHKNRLSGTIPHCLGESSELEFVHLAFNNLSGDIPCFRLTHVENEWSSSYLSFVSLNDNMLSGQIPSCLANLSTLEVLDVGENKLSGEIPMFITGLNLPVLRILRLRNNKLEGSIPEQLCSLSNLQILDLGLNYLGGTIPSCLANMTAMNSFVDYDSIFYADMNQVNEVIKGIERAYTTTLKYMVNVDLSCNNLIGSIPEGITNLTYLRNLNLSYNHLSGQIPMSIGCLKSLESLDLSRNKLQGTIPISMGAIFSLESLDLSYNNLSGQIPTGNQLQTLNDPLSYAGNPYLCGDPLAKKCKSDNDSPNGSSGDQNNEDEVSEDKHETMWFYLVVMSGFATGFWCVVGTLFLKKSWRHAFFRRVEFVQDWLYVAVVVRVPKLMRRFI; encoded by the coding sequence ATGCCTAACTTGAGTACACTCGTCCTATCCCGTAACCTGATAAATGGTTCAATTCCAGAGTCTATGTGCCATTTTACATCCTTGCAAATTCTAGATCTTCACAAGAATAGGCTATCAGGGACAATTCCACATTGTTTGGGTGAATCTTCGGAACTTGAATTTGTACATCTCGCCTTCAACAATCTCTCAGGGGATATCCCTTGCTTCAGACTCACACATGTTGAGAATGAGTGGAGTTCTTCATATCTCTCTTTTGTGAGTTTAAATGACAATATGTTGAGTGGACAAATTCCTTCTTGCTTAGCTAACCTCTCAACACTTGAAGTTTTGGATGTTGGTGAAAATAAACTCTCAGGTGAGATACCAATGTTCATTACTGGACTAAATCTTCCAGTCTTGCGAATACTTCGGCTGAGAAATAATAAACTCGAAGGCAGTATCCCCGAGCAGTTGTGCTCATTGTCTAACCTTCAAATCTTGGACCTTGGCCTTAATTATTTAGGTGGAACCATCCCTTCCTGTCTAGCCAACATGACGGCAATGAATTCCTTTGTTGATTATGACTCAATTTTTTATGCTGACATGAACCAAGTCAACGAGGTTATCAAAGGAATTGAGCGAGCGTATACAACCACCCTAAAGTATATGGTGAACGTTGACCTTTCATGCAACAACCTAATCGGCAGCATTCCGGAAGGGATCACAAATCTCACTTATTTGCGTAACCTTAATCTATCTTACAATCACTTATCAGGACAAATTCCCATGAGCATAGGTTGTCTGAAATCCTTGGAATCTCTTGATTTATCAAGGAATAAACTCCAGGGCACAATCCCAATAAGCATGGGTGCAATATTTTCCTTGGAATCCCTTGACTTGTCCTACAACAATCTTTCTGGTCAAATCCCAACCGGAAACCAGTTGCAAACCCTCAATGACCCTTTGAGTTACGCAGGCAATCCATATCTTTGCGGAGACCCACTTGCCAAGAAATGCAAAAGCGATAATGACTCACCAAATGGTTCATCGGGAGACCAAAACAACGAAGATGAAGTAAGTGAGGACAAGCATGAGACAATGTGGTTCTACCTGGTTGTGATGTCAGGATTTGCTACCGGGTTTTGGTGTGTTGTTGGGACTCTGTTCTTGAAAAAGAGTTGGAGGCATGCTTTTTTTAGGCGTGTTGAATTTGTCCAGGATTGGTTGTATGTGGCCGTTGTTGTTCGAGTTCCTAAGCTTATGAGACGCTTCATATGA